A stretch of the Vitis riparia cultivar Riparia Gloire de Montpellier isolate 1030 chromosome 13, EGFV_Vit.rip_1.0, whole genome shotgun sequence genome encodes the following:
- the LOC117927723 gene encoding scarecrow-like protein 9, which yields MDEHLSGLYPSVNGIKFSEVYGSILSGENPSSGLGLQVPFLEQNNVFIPPFQPDPSGGNVASWSSVGVEEDPQEDCDFSDVVIRYVSQLLMEEDVEEKTRMFQESLALEATEKSFYEVIGKEYPASKDHHLSPSAEENHENPTANYGVYSSSTTSYGKSVETGWNFDYEQYKSGQIDFQSTSQSSFSSSNSPSNIAFQCTSHSAFSSSNSPNTTIDGFGDRPMSIFKVPDIFNDSESVLHFKRGLEEASRFLPNGNGLFDHMAKDNSGLLVHGMNKGPNEAVVEMEKHANGYFMGESRGKKNSHLGHLDSEEERSNKQPAVCDEVTVTSEMFDRVLLCDADKGEAALRESLQNEASKTVQQEGGLKGSNGGSSRGRKKGGKRDLVDLRTLLTLCAQAVAADDRRSANEQLKQIRQHASPMGDGVQRMAYYFANGLEARLAGSGTQIYKGILTKPSAANVLKAYHLLLAVSPFKKVTNFVLNKTITKVAEKAARLHIIDFGIFYGFQWPSFIQRLSSRAGGPPKLRITGIDLPQPGFRPVERVEETGRRLANYARSFNVPFEFNAIAQKWETIQIEDLKINTGELVVVNCRYRFRSLLDESVVVESPRNIVLNLIRKMNPDIFIEGIVNGAYGVPFFMTRFREALFHFSALYDMLETNVPRQSYERRLIEKELFGWEAMNAIACEGSERIERPETYKQWQVRNERAGFRQLPLDQEIVKIAKKRVKSCYHKDFMIDEDGQWLLQGWKGRIIYAISSWKPAH from the coding sequence GTGAAGTCTACGGTTCAATTTTGTCGGGTGAGAATCCCAGTAGTGGGTTGGGATTGCAGGTGCCTTTTTTAGAGCAAAACAATGTATTCATTCCGCCATTTCAGCCCGATCCCAGCGGTGGTAATGTGGCCTCATGGTCGAGTGTGGGCGTGGAGGAAGATCCTCAGGAGGACTGTGATTTTAGTGATGTGGTTATTAGGTACGTAAGCCAATTGCTTATGGAGGAAGACGTGGAAGAGAAGACCCGCATGTTTCAGGAATCTTTGGCTCTTGAAGCCACTGAGAAATCGTTCTATGAAGTTATTGGGAAGGAGTATCCTGCTTCAAAGGATCACCACCTGTCTCCTAGCGCGGAGGAAAATCATGAAAACCCCACTGCAAATTATGGTGTTTATTCTAGTAGTACTACTAGTTATGGTAAATCGGTGGAAACTGGGTGGAATTTTGATTATGAGCAGTACAAATCCGGTCAGATTGATTTTCAGTCCACTTCTCAGTCTTCTTTCAGCTCTTCAAATAGCCCCAGCAATATTGCTTTCCAGTGCACTTCTCACTCTGCTTTCAGCTCATCAAACAGCCCCAATACTACCATAGATGGTTTTGGGGATCGTCCAATGAGTATCTTTAAGGTCCCCGATATATTTAATGATAGCGAGTCGGTTTTGCATTTCAAAAGGGGGCTTGAGGAAGCAAGTAGATTCCTTCCAAATGGTAATGGTTTGTTTGATCACATGGCGAAGGACAATTCGGGGCTGCTAGTTCATGGGATGAACAAAGGCCCCAATGAAGCGGTAGTTGAGATGGAGAAGCATGCTAATGGGTATTTCATGGGTGAGTCGAGGGGTAAGAAGAATTCTCATTTGGGGCATTTGGATTCTGAGGAAGAAAGGAGTAACAAACAGCCTGCAGTTTGTGATGAAGTGACAGTAACATCAGAAATGTTCGATCGGGTGTTGCTATGTGATGCAGATAAAGGTGAAGCTGCTCTCCGTGAATCCTTGCAAAATGAGGCAAGTAAGACTGTGCAGCAGGAGGGTGGATTGAAAGGATCTAATGGTGGAAGTTCTCGTGGACGGAAAAAGGGTGGTAAAAGGGATTTGGTGGATTTGAGAACTCTCTTGACTCTTTGCGCACAAGCTGTTGCAGCTGATGATCGGAGGAGCGCAAATGAGCAACTGAAGCAGATCAGACAACATGCTTCTCCTATGGGTGATGGGGTGCAGAGAATGGCTTACTATTTTGCCAATGGCCTTGAGGCTCGCTTGGCTGGTTCTGGTACTCAGATTTACAAAGGCATCCTTACCAAGCCATCCGCTGCCAATGTCTTGAAGGCTTACCATCTACTTCTTGCTGTTTCCCCATTTAAGAAGGTCACTAATTTTGTCTTAAATAAGACAATTACAAAGGTAGCAGAGAAAGCAGCCAGACTCCATATTATTGATTTTGGTATTTTCTATGGTTTCCAATGGCCTTCCTTCATACAGCGCCTCTCATCTAGGGCTGGGGGACCTCCCAAGCTTCGGATTACTGGAATTGATCTTCCACAACCAGGCTTCCGACCTGTAGAAAGAGTTGAAGAGACAGGGCGTCGGTTAGCAAATTACGCCAGGAGTTTTAATGTTCCATTTGAGTTCAATGCCATAGCGCAAAAATGGGAAACAATTCAAATTGAGGATCTCAAAATCAACACTGGGGAGCTTGTTGTCGTGAACTGTCGATATAGATTTAGAAGCCTTCTTGATGAAAGTGTGGTAGTGGAGAGTCCAAGGAATATTGTTCTGAATCTGATTAGGAAGATGAATCCAGATATTTTCATAGAGGGGATTGTGAATGGAGCCTATGGCGTCCCATTCTTTATGACACGATTCCGAGAGGCTCTCTTCCACTTTTCTGCTTTATATGATATGCTTGAGACTAATGTCCCCCGCCAGAGTTATGAGAGGAGACTGATTGAGAAAGAATTGTTTGGGTGGGAGGCTATGAATGCTATTGCATGTGAAGGCTCTGAGAGAATTGAGAGACCAGAGACATACAAGCAGTGGCAGGTTCGTAATGAGAGGGCTGGGTTCAGGCAGCTCCCTTTGGACCAGGAGATTGTTAAGATAGCGAAAAAGAGGGTGAAATCATGCTACCACaaagattttatgattgatgAAGATGGGCAATGGTTGCTACAGGGGTGGAAGGGACGCATCATTTATGCAATCTCTTCTTGGAAGCCTGCTCATTAA